The Candidatus Acidiferrales bacterium genome has a segment encoding these proteins:
- a CDS encoding type II toxin-antitoxin system HicB family antitoxin: MKQVTLPIVIEADSDGYFVSCPALQGCYSQGDTYEQAIENIKDAIHLRIEDRLADGEEIPTHVSVSLSTVEIAV; this comes from the coding sequence ATGAAGCAAGTAACGCTCCCCATCGTGATCGAGGCTGACTCGGACGGTTACTTCGTTTCTTGTCCGGCGTTGCAGGGCTGCTACAGCCAGGGAGATACCTACGAGCAAGCCATTGAAAACATTAAGGACGCAATCCATCTGCGCATTGAAGACCGCCTCGCCGACGGCGAAGAAATCCCTACACACGTTTCAGTGAGTCTTTCCACCGTCGAAATCGCTGTCTGA
- a CDS encoding threonine/serine dehydratase, translating to MTNPEINRERIQEVERIIRPHVRRTPVIEVAGGDIGLDGVSVVFKLELFQHAGSFKARGAFANLLTRTVPPAGVVAASGGNHGAAVAFAAMKLGKPARIFVPKVASPEKIERIRGYGAELMISGERYADALEASEKWAAESGALRVHAYDQVETLLGQGSTGLEFEEQEPKLDTLLVAVGGGGLIGGVAAWYAKRIKVVGVEPEKAPTLTNALRAGRPVDSEAGGIAADSLAPKRVGEIMFPIAQELVERVVLVSDEDILRAQEMLWRALRVVAEPGGAAAFAALLSRRYEARAGERIGVVVCGGNTAAVDFNRAHGAAQKK from the coding sequence ATGACGAACCCTGAGATCAATCGAGAGCGAATCCAAGAAGTGGAGCGGATCATACGGCCGCACGTTCGGCGGACGCCGGTCATCGAAGTGGCGGGCGGAGACATCGGGCTGGATGGAGTCAGTGTAGTTTTCAAGCTGGAATTGTTTCAGCATGCGGGCTCGTTCAAGGCGCGCGGCGCGTTTGCGAATCTCTTGACGCGGACGGTGCCTCCGGCGGGAGTTGTCGCGGCGTCGGGCGGGAATCATGGCGCGGCCGTGGCGTTTGCGGCGATGAAGCTCGGCAAGCCAGCGCGAATTTTTGTACCGAAAGTCGCGTCGCCGGAAAAGATCGAGCGGATTCGCGGATACGGCGCGGAACTCATGATCTCCGGCGAACGCTATGCGGATGCGCTCGAGGCGAGCGAGAAATGGGCTGCGGAATCCGGCGCGCTGCGGGTCCATGCATACGATCAAGTGGAAACACTGCTCGGGCAGGGAAGCACCGGACTGGAATTCGAAGAGCAGGAGCCGAAGCTCGACACGCTTCTTGTTGCCGTGGGCGGCGGAGGACTCATCGGCGGCGTCGCGGCGTGGTATGCGAAGCGCATCAAAGTTGTTGGCGTCGAGCCGGAAAAAGCACCGACGCTGACGAATGCGCTGCGCGCCGGGCGGCCAGTGGACAGCGAAGCGGGAGGAATTGCGGCGGATTCGCTCGCGCCGAAGCGAGTGGGCGAAATCATGTTCCCGATTGCGCAAGAGCTGGTGGAACGCGTCGTGCTCGTCTCCGACGAAGATATTTTGCGCGCGCAGGAAATGTTGTGGAGAGCGCTGCGCGTGGTTGCGGAGCCGGGAGGCGCGGCGGCGTTTGCGGCGTTGCTATCGCGGCGATACGAAGCGCGGGCCGGGGAACGGATTGGCGTTGTCGTTTGCGGAGGGAACACAGCCGCAGTTGATTTCAACCGCGCGCACGGGGCCGCGCAGAAAAAGTAG
- a CDS encoding VOC family protein, protein MQPEESKSKAMRAVDAQGEPVALGEFNGFEVYPMPMFATLSVAEVAAVAKWYEEALGFRIMFQGPAIGGQHSLVHLRRAKYQDLLLVPITSNTANQAPASMTLSFQAEDVDALAGRARAAASLGVSAIEGPIDTPWNTRDLRVTDPAGHRLVFTTRQTNPDPAQFERVKKMFDAAGKTGRSSE, encoded by the coding sequence ATGCAACCTGAAGAAAGCAAATCAAAGGCAATGCGTGCGGTGGACGCGCAAGGAGAGCCTGTCGCGCTCGGTGAATTCAATGGATTTGAAGTCTATCCCATGCCCATGTTCGCGACGCTTTCCGTCGCCGAAGTTGCGGCTGTCGCCAAATGGTATGAGGAGGCCCTCGGTTTTCGCATCATGTTCCAGGGTCCCGCCATCGGCGGTCAACACAGCCTCGTCCACTTGCGCCGCGCAAAATATCAGGACCTCTTGCTTGTCCCCATAACCTCGAACACGGCAAATCAAGCTCCGGCGAGCATGACGCTGAGTTTTCAGGCCGAGGATGTAGACGCGCTCGCTGGGCGCGCTCGCGCCGCTGCAAGTCTCGGCGTCTCAGCGATTGAAGGCCCCATCGACACGCCCTGGAACACCCGAGATCTGCGCGTCACCGATCCTGCCGGGCATCGGCTCGTCTTCACCACTCGTCAAACGAACCCCGACCCAGCGCAGTTCGAGCGCGTGAAGAAAATGTTTGACGCAGCTGGAAAAACAGGACGATCCTCGGAATGA
- a CDS encoding GTPase domain-containing protein: MPFINFPAREINCKLVYYGPGLGGKTANLQWIYDHTGTGQKGKMVSLATETDRTLFFDFLPLDLGTVRGFRTRFHLYTVPGQVFYEASRRLILKGADGVVFVADSQEERLDANLETIDNLKEHLKDHNLNFDTIPYALQLNKRDLPNAMPIADLTKQLQIKGEPVIEAVAIEGKGIFDTLKEVAKLVLAELKKNS; the protein is encoded by the coding sequence GTGCCGTTCATAAATTTTCCCGCTCGGGAAATCAACTGTAAGCTTGTCTATTATGGCCCTGGCCTTGGCGGGAAAACCGCCAATCTGCAGTGGATCTACGACCATACGGGCACAGGTCAAAAAGGAAAAATGGTTTCTCTCGCCACGGAAACCGATCGCACTCTGTTCTTCGATTTTCTTCCGCTCGATCTAGGCACCGTTCGTGGCTTCCGCACGCGCTTCCATCTTTACACCGTCCCCGGACAGGTCTTCTATGAAGCCAGCCGCCGCTTGATTCTAAAGGGCGCTGATGGTGTGGTTTTCGTCGCCGACTCTCAGGAAGAGCGCCTCGACGCGAATCTGGAAACAATCGACAACCTCAAAGAGCATCTGAAAGATCACAATCTCAACTTCGACACGATTCCCTACGCGCTTCAGCTCAATAAGCGCGATCTGCCCAACGCTATGCCCATCGCGGATTTGACGAAGCAACTCCAGATAAAAGGCGAGCCTGTCATCGAAGCCGTCGCCATCGAAGGAAAAGGCATCTTCGATACGCTCAAGGAAGTCGCCAAGCTGGTCCTCGCCGAACTGAAGAAAAATTCCTGA
- a CDS encoding tetratricopeptide repeat protein, producing the protein MFHVEMGSGCKLCKNCDEIRWVDGGKSHCYCMVIMAKTTGRAKRRTTRASSARRSSRKSIKSKDLQQKRHASPIRDSNDQATQQQLRAYEEGLKQFQQQKFMRAKQALERVLEGPNKELVDRARVHLRISEQRLTRISEPMLKGAEDHYNQGIAMMNLARWDDAREHLDRARKAAPKADHIVYAMAALDCLTGEADSSMENLKVAIQLRPENRYRARNDEDFAFLQEDPRFTELLYPERESSGG; encoded by the coding sequence ATGTTCCACGTGGAAATGGGGAGTGGATGTAAACTTTGTAAGAATTGTGATGAAATTAGGTGGGTTGACGGCGGAAAAAGTCACTGCTATTGTATGGTTATCATGGCGAAGACAACCGGCAGGGCGAAGAGACGCACTACCCGGGCGTCGTCCGCACGCCGGAGTTCCCGCAAGAGTATAAAATCAAAAGACTTACAGCAGAAGCGGCACGCCAGCCCTATTCGCGATTCCAACGATCAGGCGACACAGCAGCAGCTTAGGGCTTATGAAGAGGGTCTGAAGCAGTTTCAGCAGCAGAAGTTCATGCGCGCCAAACAGGCTTTGGAGCGAGTGCTGGAAGGGCCGAACAAAGAACTCGTGGACCGCGCACGCGTCCACCTGCGAATCTCGGAACAGCGCCTGACTCGCATCTCCGAACCCATGCTCAAGGGAGCCGAGGATCATTACAATCAGGGCATCGCCATGATGAATCTCGCTCGCTGGGATGATGCGCGTGAACATCTGGATCGGGCACGCAAGGCCGCACCGAAGGCTGATCACATTGTTTATGCCATGGCGGCTCTGGACTGCTTGACCGGCGAAGCGGATTCGTCGATGGAGAATTTGAAAGTTGCGATTCAGTTGCGACCGGAAAATCGCTACCGGGCGCGCAACGACGAAGACTTTGCGTTTTTGCAGGAGGATCCGCGCTTCACTGAACTTCTTTATCCCGAGCGCGAAAGCTCAGGCGGTTAG
- a CDS encoding gluconeogenesis factor YvcK family protein, with protein sequence MRRPTHNRSKSIRIVALGGGTGLSMLLRSLKEYIASRRQSGVPRPISDIAAIVTVTDDGGSSGRLRREYSILPPGDIRNCMVALSRDEALMGKLFQYRFPAGRGRGLAGHSFGNLFLAALTHVTGDFPEAVRLSAKVLAIRGRIFPSTRANVTLEAELENGQVVAGETNISRSQRRIRRVRLVPQNAGPLPEALEAIRKADLILLGPGSLYTSLIPNLLVRGVAHAIRRSRAKCIYIANLMTQPGETDGYSVADHVRAIYEHAHERLFDYVVVNRAPAASRILHRYGVRGAKPVAASLEELRRMGLTCVTGDLLQQDGVVRHDPKRLAQLLLRHFVQRSAA encoded by the coding sequence TTGCGCAGGCCCACACATAATCGTTCAAAATCCATCCGAATTGTCGCGCTAGGCGGGGGCACGGGGCTTTCGATGCTGCTGCGCAGCTTGAAGGAATATATCGCCAGTCGACGGCAGAGTGGCGTTCCGCGGCCCATCTCTGACATCGCAGCCATTGTCACGGTGACCGATGATGGAGGAAGTTCCGGCCGGCTGCGGCGCGAATACTCGATTTTGCCGCCGGGCGACATACGCAATTGCATGGTGGCGCTCTCGCGCGATGAAGCGCTGATGGGAAAACTCTTTCAGTATCGATTTCCTGCTGGACGTGGTCGCGGCCTGGCCGGTCACAGCTTTGGCAACCTTTTTCTCGCGGCGCTAACCCATGTTACCGGAGATTTTCCCGAGGCCGTCCGGTTATCCGCGAAAGTTCTGGCGATTCGGGGGAGGATTTTTCCGTCGACCCGCGCGAACGTCACGCTAGAAGCAGAGCTTGAGAATGGACAGGTTGTCGCCGGAGAGACGAATATCTCGCGTTCGCAGCGGCGCATTCGCAGAGTGCGATTGGTACCTCAAAATGCGGGTCCGCTGCCGGAAGCGCTCGAAGCGATTCGGAAGGCGGATCTGATTCTCCTCGGCCCCGGCTCCCTCTATACGAGCCTTATCCCGAACCTGCTGGTACGCGGCGTTGCGCACGCTATCCGCCGCTCGCGTGCCAAGTGCATTTATATTGCGAATCTGATGACGCAGCCGGGTGAGACGGATGGCTACTCCGTAGCGGACCACGTTCGCGCGATCTACGAGCATGCGCATGAGCGTTTGTTCGACTACGTTGTCGTGAACCGCGCGCCGGCGGCGTCGAGGATTTTGCACCGCTATGGCGTGCGCGGGGCGAAACCGGTCGCAGCATCACTCGAAGAACTGCGGCGTATGGGACTGACTTGCGTTACGGGGGACTTGCTGCAACAGGATGGCGTTGTGCGGCACGATCCCAAGCGCCTGGCGCAATTACTGCTGCGGCACTTTGTGCAGAGAAGCGCAGCGTAA
- a CDS encoding Glu/Leu/Phe/Val dehydrogenase — MATMSMEHELNPYEAAEARFEEAANKLGLAQDLYRYLKFPNKEITVYIPVKMDDGRLEVFTGYRVQHSLVRGPGKGGIRYAPNVTIDEVRALASWMTWKCAVVDIPFGGAKGGIICDPEKMSQRELEGLTRRYTAELSDWFGPERDVPAPDVNTNAQIMAWVMDTYSMHVRHTVTAVVTGKPLELGGSLGRPEATGRGVMMVCDKATTKLGMSKRDCRVVIQGFGNVGSMGAKLMHEAGYKIVGLADVHGGLYNEKGLDVPKIVDWVYTQRKSLQDFPGGGQKMSSTDILYQPCEILVPAAVENQITSQNASRIQTKILCEGANGPTTVPADEILGKKGVFIIPDILANAGGVTVSYFEWVQDRQGFFWREREVNERLQDVMDRSFDDVVRYSEKHHVNNRIAAYMLAIDRVAIALTHRGIYA, encoded by the coding sequence ATGGCCACAATGTCGATGGAGCACGAACTGAATCCCTACGAGGCCGCGGAAGCACGCTTCGAAGAAGCGGCCAATAAGCTTGGATTGGCGCAAGACCTTTATCGTTATCTGAAATTCCCGAACAAAGAAATCACCGTCTACATTCCCGTGAAGATGGACGATGGACGGCTGGAAGTTTTCACCGGCTATCGCGTGCAACATTCGCTGGTGCGCGGACCGGGCAAAGGCGGCATTCGCTATGCACCAAACGTCACCATCGATGAAGTGCGCGCGCTGGCATCTTGGATGACGTGGAAGTGCGCGGTGGTCGACATCCCATTTGGCGGAGCCAAAGGCGGAATCATTTGCGATCCGGAGAAGATGTCACAGCGCGAATTGGAGGGGCTGACGCGCCGCTACACGGCGGAACTTTCGGATTGGTTCGGGCCGGAGCGCGATGTTCCTGCGCCGGACGTAAATACCAATGCGCAGATCATGGCCTGGGTGATGGATACGTACTCGATGCACGTGAGGCATACGGTGACGGCCGTTGTCACAGGAAAACCGCTCGAGCTTGGCGGTTCGCTGGGGCGTCCGGAGGCAACCGGCCGCGGCGTCATGATGGTCTGCGACAAGGCGACCACGAAGCTTGGGATGAGTAAACGCGATTGTCGCGTGGTGATTCAGGGCTTCGGCAACGTCGGCTCCATGGGCGCGAAGCTCATGCACGAAGCGGGATACAAGATTGTCGGGCTTGCGGACGTGCATGGCGGACTCTACAACGAGAAGGGGCTTGACGTGCCCAAAATAGTTGACTGGGTTTATACGCAGCGCAAATCGCTGCAGGATTTTCCGGGTGGCGGCCAGAAAATGTCTTCGACCGATATTCTGTATCAGCCTTGTGAAATTCTTGTGCCGGCGGCAGTGGAAAATCAGATCACGAGCCAGAACGCCAGCCGGATTCAAACGAAGATCCTCTGTGAAGGCGCGAACGGCCCGACAACCGTTCCGGCGGATGAGATTCTCGGGAAGAAAGGCGTGTTCATTATTCCGGATATTCTGGCGAATGCTGGCGGCGTCACGGTCAGCTACTTCGAATGGGTACAAGACCGGCAGGGATTCTTCTGGCGGGAGCGCGAAGTGAATGAAAGGCTGCAGGACGTGATGGATCGGAGCTTCGACGATGTGGTGCGTTACTCGGAGAAGCATCACGTGAACAATCGCATCGCCGCCTATATGCTGGCGATCGACCGCGTGGCCATCGCCCTGACACACCGCGGAATTTACGCTTAA
- a CDS encoding class II aldolase/adducin family protein, with product MTSESISHGALKSEAEHRRDICATGRWLYQRGFVAATDGNVSLRLDPSRVLTSPTGVCKGMLSPEDLVITDFAGNKLSGGRNPSSELAMHLLIYRLRPDVNAVCHAHPPTATGYAAAGIPLNKALLSEAILGLGSVPLAQYGTPGTPELADSIEPFVQSHDAILMANHGVVTYGPDLLTAYYRMETVEHFARVSLVTELLHKQALLSREDVDKLLAARARYGLESASAGCPVTADSAEPDRVTLTRRELEALVEEAVRNDRARH from the coding sequence ATGACTTCTGAATCTATCTCGCATGGGGCGCTGAAAAGCGAAGCGGAACACCGGCGCGATATTTGCGCGACGGGCCGATGGCTGTATCAACGCGGATTTGTCGCCGCGACGGACGGCAACGTTTCGCTCCGGCTTGATCCCAGCCGAGTTCTTACTTCGCCGACCGGCGTTTGCAAAGGGATGCTTTCGCCGGAGGATCTCGTTATCACGGACTTCGCTGGCAATAAACTTTCTGGTGGCCGCAATCCCTCCTCCGAATTGGCAATGCATCTCCTAATTTACCGGTTACGCCCGGACGTGAACGCAGTCTGCCACGCGCATCCGCCGACCGCGACGGGATACGCTGCTGCGGGCATTCCGCTGAATAAGGCGCTGCTCAGCGAGGCGATTTTGGGGCTTGGTTCCGTGCCGCTCGCACAATATGGGACTCCCGGAACGCCCGAGCTTGCCGATTCGATTGAGCCATTTGTGCAATCGCACGATGCAATCCTGATGGCGAATCACGGCGTTGTGACTTACGGGCCAGACCTGCTCACGGCTTACTATCGCATGGAGACCGTCGAGCATTTTGCGCGCGTCTCCCTGGTGACGGAGTTGCTGCACAAACAGGCTCTGTTGTCGCGCGAGGACGTCGACAAGCTGCTTGCTGCGCGCGCTCGCTATGGGCTGGAGTCCGCTTCTGCAGGATGTCCTGTGACCGCCGATTCAGCGGAGCCCGATCGCGTGACCCTGACGCGGCGCGAGCTGGAAGCGCTGGTGGAAGAAGCCGTGCGCAACGATCGCGCCCGCCACTAG
- the ruvA gene encoding Holliday junction branch migration protein RuvA: MIGQLRGALVDKRPNQVIVDAGGVGYQVQIPLSTFAGLGALHAEVTLLIHTHLREDQIALYGFLTAREKQLFEMLISASGVGPSLALKILSGMGLDDLVPAIRKGDVVRLKQIPGVGQKTAERIILELRDKLAAVEVTETGKPATRSQVESDVASALVNLGYDERSVEKILEHVRGSATTTFDALLRAALQKLGSAAIEKGARAARGD, from the coding sequence ATGATCGGACAACTTCGCGGCGCGCTCGTGGACAAGCGGCCGAATCAGGTGATTGTGGACGCCGGTGGCGTGGGCTACCAGGTGCAAATCCCGCTTTCGACGTTTGCAGGGCTCGGCGCGCTGCACGCCGAAGTCACGCTGCTGATTCACACGCATCTGCGCGAAGACCAGATCGCGCTGTATGGTTTCTTGACTGCACGCGAAAAGCAGCTTTTCGAGATGTTGATTTCGGCATCAGGCGTCGGGCCCAGCCTGGCGTTGAAAATTCTGTCGGGCATGGGATTGGATGATTTGGTACCGGCGATTCGCAAGGGCGACGTCGTGCGCTTGAAACAGATTCCCGGCGTCGGGCAAAAGACGGCGGAGCGGATCATCCTCGAACTTCGCGACAAGCTCGCTGCGGTGGAAGTCACGGAGACTGGCAAACCTGCGACGCGCTCGCAAGTGGAATCCGATGTGGCATCGGCGCTTGTGAATTTGGGATATGACGAGCGCTCCGTCGAGAAGATTCTGGAGCATGTGCGGGGAAGCGCGACCACGACTTTTGATGCGCTTCTTCGCGCCGCATTGCAGAAGCTTGGCAGCGCGGCAATCGAAAAGGGCGCACGCGCGGCGCGCGGCGATTAG
- the ruvB gene encoding Holliday junction branch migration DNA helicase RuvB, which yields MAESKHRVVSGQAFDEDARLDASVRPKRFDDFVGQSRIKENLKIAVEAARSRGEALDHVLLYGPPGLGKTTLAQILANEMGVGIKISSGPLLERKGDMTAVLTAMAPRELFFLDEIHRLMPALEEILYPAMEDFRIDLIIGQGAGARIHPYQLQKFTLVGATTRAGLIMAPMRSRFGIVHRLDFYTPADLLEIIVRSAGILGIGMDDAGAQEIARRSRGTPRVANRLLRRVRDFAEVRAGGKITLSVAKEALQMLGVDDHGLDEIDRNLLLAIIQKYGGGPVGLNTLAASLSEEEDAIEEIYEPYLMQLGLLDRTQRGRVATALAYKHFGMDEPRRQPQLF from the coding sequence ATGGCGGAATCAAAACACCGCGTAGTCTCCGGGCAAGCGTTTGATGAAGACGCGCGTCTTGATGCGAGCGTCCGTCCGAAGCGATTCGACGATTTCGTCGGCCAGTCGCGAATCAAGGAAAATCTGAAAATCGCGGTCGAAGCCGCGCGCAGCCGGGGCGAAGCGCTCGACCATGTTCTGCTGTATGGGCCGCCTGGACTCGGCAAGACAACACTCGCGCAAATTCTCGCCAACGAAATGGGCGTTGGCATCAAGATCAGTTCTGGTCCGTTGCTCGAGCGCAAAGGCGACATGACGGCGGTGCTGACGGCTATGGCCCCTCGCGAACTTTTCTTTCTGGACGAAATTCATCGTCTAATGCCGGCGCTGGAGGAAATACTTTACCCGGCGATGGAAGATTTCCGGATTGACTTGATCATCGGCCAGGGCGCGGGGGCGCGGATCCATCCGTATCAGCTTCAAAAGTTCACGCTCGTGGGCGCCACGACGCGCGCGGGACTAATCATGGCCCCGATGCGTTCGCGGTTTGGAATTGTTCACCGACTCGATTTCTATACGCCGGCGGATTTGCTTGAAATCATTGTACGGTCGGCGGGAATTCTGGGAATTGGCATGGACGATGCCGGCGCGCAAGAGATCGCGCGGCGCAGCCGCGGGACGCCGAGGGTGGCCAATCGTCTCTTGCGCCGCGTGCGCGATTTTGCGGAAGTTCGCGCCGGAGGAAAAATTACGCTGTCTGTGGCCAAAGAAGCGCTGCAGATGCTGGGGGTGGACGACCATGGCCTCGATGAAATTGATCGCAATCTGCTGCTGGCGATCATTCAGAAGTACGGCGGAGGTCCAGTGGGATTGAACACGCTGGCCGCGTCGCTGAGCGAAGAGGAAGATGCCATCGAAGAGATTTACGAGCCGTACCTGATGCAACTTGGATTGCTGGACCGCACGCAACGCGGACGCGTGGCCACTGCGCTGGCGTACAAACATTTCGGCATGGACGAGCCGCGCAGGCAGCCGCAGCTTTTCTAA
- the folK gene encoding 2-amino-4-hydroxy-6-hydroxymethyldihydropteridine diphosphokinase, protein MKTVYLSLGSNLGDREERLAEAVSGLERRGIRVVRRSSIYSTEPVDVETQGWFLNCVVEGETDLMPRQLLSVMREIENEIGRKRLVHRGPRAIDIDLLLFGSSIIHAKDLEVPHPRMAQRRFVLAPLAELAPAVRHPVENKTIAELLAETADHGAAHRCKAGELGEKGR, encoded by the coding sequence ATGAAGACCGTATATCTTTCACTGGGATCGAATCTCGGAGATCGCGAAGAGAGACTTGCCGAGGCCGTCAGCGGCCTCGAACGACGCGGCATTCGCGTTGTGCGGCGCTCATCGATTTATTCGACCGAACCTGTCGATGTGGAAACGCAGGGCTGGTTTCTGAATTGCGTCGTCGAAGGCGAAACGGACCTGATGCCACGTCAACTTCTGAGCGTGATGCGCGAGATTGAGAATGAAATTGGCCGCAAGCGTCTGGTGCACAGAGGCCCGCGCGCGATTGACATAGATCTCCTGCTTTTTGGCTCGAGCATTATCCACGCAAAGGATTTGGAAGTGCCCCACCCACGCATGGCGCAACGCCGATTTGTGCTTGCGCCGCTGGCGGAACTCGCGCCTGCGGTTCGGCATCCGGTCGAGAACAAAACGATCGCTGAATTACTTGCGGAAACGGCAGATCACGGCGCAGCTCACCGTTGCAAGGCGGGCGAGCTGGGCGAGAAGGGAAGATAG
- a CDS encoding radical SAM protein — protein MKPAEGLVGIARLAASSPLAEAKRGTEYFRLSVRSILNRCNSPRVPFGWTVNPYRGCEFGCKYCYARYTHEYMEIDGGEFERKIYLKENASALVGRDLENEKIWGDHIAIGTATDPYQPAEQEFQITRSILERLAEREGLSLSITTKSDRVIRDIELLKKVAERSAISVNLSVTTLNTRLARLLEPRAPRPDLRLAALRRLRDAGISAGVLAMPILPGITDAEEDLDALACAVREAAGEWFAGRVLFLMPAAAKQFLPFIYTKFPKLARRYREWYANRADAPESYRREISERMERLRKKYGFDTRPERSPNKSWRSPQLALALGTQTPPCVHAITLPVVSRAGELRSENRVTA, from the coding sequence ATGAAGCCCGCAGAGGGACTGGTCGGTATCGCACGCCTCGCCGCTTCCTCCCCTTTGGCTGAAGCCAAACGCGGGACCGAGTATTTCCGTCTTTCTGTCCGCTCGATATTGAATCGTTGCAATTCGCCGCGAGTCCCTTTTGGCTGGACGGTGAATCCCTACCGGGGATGCGAATTCGGATGCAAATACTGCTACGCACGCTACACCCACGAATACATGGAAATCGACGGCGGCGAATTCGAGCGGAAAATCTACTTGAAGGAAAATGCCAGCGCGCTGGTGGGGCGCGACCTCGAAAATGAGAAAATCTGGGGCGATCACATCGCCATCGGCACGGCCACGGATCCTTATCAGCCGGCCGAACAGGAATTTCAGATAACGCGGTCGATTCTAGAGCGATTGGCAGAGCGCGAGGGACTAAGTCTTTCGATTACGACGAAATCGGATCGCGTGATCCGCGACATCGAATTACTGAAGAAAGTCGCCGAGCGTTCGGCGATTAGTGTCAATCTCTCCGTGACAACTCTGAACACGCGGCTTGCGCGATTGTTGGAACCTCGCGCGCCACGACCGGACCTCCGGCTTGCCGCTTTGCGGCGGTTGCGAGACGCGGGCATTTCGGCGGGCGTTCTGGCGATGCCGATTCTGCCCGGGATCACCGATGCAGAAGAGGACCTCGATGCTTTGGCTTGCGCTGTGCGCGAGGCGGCAGGGGAGTGGTTTGCAGGAAGAGTGCTTTTCCTGATGCCCGCAGCAGCAAAACAGTTCCTTCCTTTCATTTACACGAAATTTCCGAAGCTCGCGCGCCGCTATCGCGAATGGTATGCGAACCGCGCCGATGCTCCGGAATCGTATCGCCGGGAGATCAGCGAGCGCATGGAACGCCTGCGCAAGAAATATGGCTTCGATACGCGCCCGGAGCGTTCGCCGAACAAATCTTGGCGATCGCCGCAACTGGCGCTTGCCCTGGGGACGCAAACGCCGCCGTGCGTTCATGCAATCACGCTGCCTGTTGTGTCGCGAGCGGGTGAGCTGCGCTCCGAAAATCGCGTCACGGCATGA
- a CDS encoding lipid-binding SYLF domain-containing protein: MRKMLTILTALAMVLLPVILTPSTARADNKDAERLQNAGEVMKDILNIPDDIPQDLLDKAECVIVIPSVLKVAFGISGSYGRGAMTCRTGDHFRGRWGAPTMIALEGGGIGFQLGGQATDFVLLVMNARGANAILSSKVKLGADASAAAGPKGRDASADTDVTMRAEILSYSRSRGLFAGISLNGSTLRPDNGGNEKIYGRKIDAKDIVLKGGVGIPAPARLLIDTLEKHSPTNKSDPKSLQ; encoded by the coding sequence ATGCGCAAAATGCTGACCATCTTAACGGCCCTGGCAATGGTCCTCTTGCCAGTGATTCTCACGCCCTCCACCGCACGCGCGGATAACAAGGACGCCGAACGCCTTCAAAACGCCGGCGAAGTGATGAAGGATATCCTGAACATACCTGACGACATCCCGCAGGACTTGCTCGACAAGGCGGAATGCGTGATCGTGATCCCCTCGGTGCTCAAAGTGGCATTTGGAATTAGCGGCAGCTACGGCCGCGGAGCAATGACCTGCCGCACGGGCGATCATTTCCGTGGCCGATGGGGCGCGCCTACAATGATCGCGCTCGAAGGCGGCGGCATCGGCTTTCAACTCGGCGGGCAGGCGACCGATTTTGTCCTGCTGGTAATGAATGCTCGCGGCGCGAATGCGATCCTCAGCAGCAAAGTGAAGCTGGGTGCTGACGCATCCGCGGCCGCCGGACCGAAAGGGCGGGATGCTTCCGCAGACACCGATGTCACAATGCGCGCGGAAATTCTCAGCTACTCACGGTCGCGCGGTCTGTTTGCTGGTATTTCGCTCAATGGATCTACTTTGCGGCCCGATAACGGTGGGAATGAGAAAATCTACGGTAGGAAGATAGATGCCAAGGATATCGTCTTGAAGGGCGGCGTGGGCATTCCGGCACCCGCGCGATTGCTGATCGATACGCTGGAAAAGCATTCGCCAACGAACAAATCAGACCCGAAGTCGTTGCAGTAA